The proteins below come from a single Kitasatospora sp. NBC_00315 genomic window:
- a CDS encoding glycosyltransferase family 4 protein, with protein sequence MREYLLVLFCTAAVTYLLTGPVRKFAILAGAMPPVRARDVHREPTPRLGGIAMFGGLCAGVLVASQLDNLSKAFVEGSDIKALLSGAGIMWILGVLDDKWGVDALVKLGGQMIAAGVMVWQGVTVISLPLPGVGAVAVGPTQGMVISVALVVIMVNAVNFIDGLDGLAAGMVCIAAIAFFLYSYRLWYGYSISAAAPAVLFSALLIGMCLGFLPHNLHPARIFMGDSGSMMLGLMLAVSAISITGRVDPDLMTDRTESQTATVHALVPVYLPLLLPLTVIALPLADLLLAVVRRTWAGKSPFAADKQHLHHRLLEVGHSHSRAVLIMYFWAALIAFGTVAFSVTNTGRTVVLTIAGLCLLGIVVLLIPRFRPHAPQSVQSFVPPRYRKGRGAGAVAEEERSQQPRTPAMAELSAKDKELLGRLGTGASAVGGHERGRGAREE encoded by the coding sequence GTGCGTGAGTATCTGCTGGTCCTGTTCTGCACGGCGGCCGTGACCTACCTGCTGACCGGTCCCGTTCGGAAGTTCGCGATCCTGGCCGGCGCCATGCCGCCGGTGCGCGCCCGTGACGTGCACCGCGAGCCGACCCCCCGGCTCGGCGGCATCGCGATGTTCGGCGGACTCTGCGCCGGCGTCCTGGTCGCCTCCCAACTCGACAACCTGAGCAAGGCGTTCGTCGAGGGTTCGGACATCAAGGCACTGCTCTCCGGCGCCGGGATCATGTGGATCCTCGGCGTGCTGGACGACAAGTGGGGCGTCGACGCCCTGGTCAAGCTGGGCGGTCAGATGATCGCCGCCGGTGTGATGGTCTGGCAGGGCGTCACGGTCATCTCGCTGCCGCTGCCCGGTGTCGGCGCGGTGGCGGTCGGTCCGACGCAGGGCATGGTCATCTCGGTCGCCCTCGTGGTGATCATGGTCAACGCGGTGAACTTCATCGACGGCCTGGACGGCCTGGCCGCCGGCATGGTCTGCATCGCGGCGATCGCCTTCTTCCTCTACTCGTACCGGCTCTGGTACGGGTACTCGATCAGCGCCGCCGCGCCCGCCGTGCTCTTCAGCGCGCTGCTGATCGGGATGTGCCTGGGCTTCCTGCCGCACAACCTGCACCCGGCCCGGATCTTCATGGGCGACTCCGGCTCGATGATGCTCGGCCTGATGCTGGCCGTCTCGGCGATCTCCATCACCGGCCGGGTCGACCCCGACCTGATGACCGACCGGACGGAGTCGCAGACGGCCACCGTGCACGCCCTGGTGCCGGTCTACCTCCCGCTGCTGCTGCCGCTCACCGTGATCGCCCTGCCGCTGGCCGACCTGCTGCTCGCGGTGGTCCGCCGGACCTGGGCCGGAAAGTCGCCGTTCGCGGCCGACAAGCAGCACCTGCACCACCGGCTGCTGGAGGTCGGGCACTCGCACAGCCGGGCCGTGCTGATCATGTACTTCTGGGCCGCGCTGATCGCCTTCGGGACGGTCGCCTTCTCGGTCACCAACACCGGCCGCACCGTGGTGCTGACCATCGCGGGGCTCTGCCTGCTGGGCATCGTCGTGCTGCTGATCCCGCGCTTTCGCCCGCACGCCCCGCAGTCGGTGCAGTCCTTCGTACCGCCGCGCTACCGCAAGGGGCGGGGCGCCGGGGCGGTCGCCGAGGAGGAGCGGTCGCAGCAGCCGCGGACGCCGGCGATGGCCGAGCTCTCGGCCAAGGACAAGGAGCTGCTCGGCAGGCTGGGGACCGGCGCCTCGGCGGTCGGCGGCCACGAGCGCGGCCGGGGCGCACGCGAGGAGTAA
- the glyA gene encoding serine hydroxymethyltransferase gives MTVTDAPTGHLRTGRPAAGHWHPAQALHEADPQLADLLAAEAERRAESLQLLAGENLTSQAVLSALGGPLIDKYAEGYPGRRHHTGCALADAAELIAVDRARALFAAPHANVQPRSATSAMLAAYAALLRPGDVVLSMSLEHGGHLSCGSRANFSGRWFEFVGYGVREDDGLVDLDQVRELARRHRPKAIVAGGISHPRHLDWAAFRAIADEVDAYLIASVAQTTGLVAGGAAPSPVPYADVTVAATHKLLRGPRGGLLLCTADLADRVDRAVFPFTQGGAAMNEVAGKAVAFAEAATPEYRQYVLRTVEGARTLAAGLAGAGLRPMTGGTDTHLVTADVSPLGLSGAEAERRCAAAGLMLGRCALPYDPAPATETSGIRLGTGTVTTQGMGPGELGEIAALIGRLLAGGPQAAIGARVRELARAFAGG, from the coding sequence ATGACCGTCACCGACGCCCCGACCGGCCACCTCCGCACCGGACGTCCGGCAGCGGGCCACTGGCACCCCGCGCAGGCCCTCCACGAGGCAGATCCGCAGCTCGCCGACCTGCTGGCCGCCGAGGCCGAGCGGCGGGCCGAGAGCCTCCAGCTGCTGGCCGGGGAGAACCTGACCAGCCAGGCGGTGCTGTCCGCGCTGGGCGGGCCGCTGATCGACAAGTACGCCGAGGGCTACCCGGGCAGGCGCCACCACACCGGTTGCGCCCTCGCCGACGCGGCCGAGCTGATCGCCGTCGACCGGGCCCGCGCGCTGTTCGCCGCGCCGCACGCCAACGTCCAGCCCCGTTCCGCCACTTCCGCGATGCTGGCGGCGTACGCGGCGCTGCTGCGGCCGGGGGACGTGGTGCTGTCGATGTCGCTGGAGCACGGCGGCCACCTCAGCTGCGGCTCGCGCGCCAACTTCTCCGGCCGCTGGTTCGAGTTCGTCGGCTACGGCGTCCGCGAGGACGACGGCCTGGTCGATCTCGACCAGGTGCGGGAGCTGGCCCGCCGGCACCGCCCGAAGGCGATCGTCGCGGGCGGCATCTCCCACCCCCGCCACCTGGACTGGGCCGCCTTCCGGGCGATCGCCGACGAGGTCGACGCCTACCTGATCGCCTCCGTCGCGCAGACCACCGGCCTGGTGGCCGGCGGAGCGGCCCCCTCGCCCGTCCCGTACGCGGACGTCACCGTGGCGGCCACCCACAAACTGCTGCGCGGACCGCGCGGCGGCCTGTTGCTCTGCACGGCCGACCTGGCGGACCGGGTCGACCGGGCGGTGTTCCCGTTCACCCAGGGCGGCGCCGCGATGAACGAGGTGGCCGGGAAGGCGGTGGCGTTCGCCGAGGCGGCCACCCCCGAGTACCGCCAGTACGTGCTGCGCACCGTGGAGGGCGCCCGGACGCTGGCCGCCGGGCTGGCCGGGGCGGGGCTGCGCCCGATGACCGGGGGCACCGACACCCACCTGGTGACGGCCGACGTCTCCCCGCTGGGCCTCAGCGGCGCCGAGGCCGAGCGCCGGTGCGCGGCGGCCGGCCTGATGCTCGGCAGGTGCGCCCTGCCCTACGATCCGGCGCCGGCCACCGAGACCTCCGGCATCCGGCTGGGCACCGGGACGGTCACCACGCAGGGCATGGGGCCGGGCGAGCTCGGCGAGATCGCGGCGCTGATCGGCCGGCTCCTCGCGGGCGGACCGCAGGCCGCGATCGGCGCCCGGGTCAGGGAGCTCGCCCGGGCCTTCGCGGGCGGCTGA
- a CDS encoding protein-tyrosine-phosphatase, producing the protein MSPYLSVAPRPLDHFRILFVCTGNICRSPIAERLTRRELDTRLSPLVAGRILVESAGTWGHEGAPMEAHAATVLDEYGADSGGFTGRELLDEHVVEADLVLTATLDHRAQVISMGHAAGLRTFTLKEFTRLVRRIDPGTLPDPRRGADVTERARALVRSAAALRGWLLAATPESDEVDDPYGAPIGMFRNCGEEIFHALDPVVTALTGVQPPR; encoded by the coding sequence ATATCGCCCTACCTGAGCGTGGCGCCCCGCCCACTGGACCACTTCCGGATCCTCTTCGTCTGCACCGGCAACATCTGCCGCTCGCCGATCGCCGAGCGGCTCACCCGGCGTGAGCTGGACACCCGGCTCAGCCCGCTGGTGGCCGGCCGGATCCTGGTGGAGAGCGCCGGCACCTGGGGCCACGAGGGCGCCCCGATGGAGGCGCACGCCGCCACGGTGCTCGACGAGTACGGTGCGGACAGCGGTGGATTCACCGGCCGCGAGCTGCTCGACGAGCACGTGGTCGAGGCCGACCTGGTGCTCACCGCGACCCTGGACCACCGCGCCCAGGTGATCTCGATGGGCCATGCGGCGGGGCTGCGCACCTTCACCCTGAAGGAGTTCACCCGGCTGGTCCGCCGGATCGACCCGGGCACGCTGCCCGACCCGCGCCGGGGCGCGGACGTCACCGAGCGGGCCCGGGCGCTGGTCCGGTCGGCCGCCGCACTGCGCGGCTGGCTTCTCGCGGCGACCCCGGAGTCCGACGAGGTGGACGACCCCTACGGCGCGCCGATCGGGATGTTCCGCAACTGCGGCGAGGAGATATTCCACGCCCTGGACCCGGTGGTGACGGCGCTGACCGGGGTCCAGCCGCCGCGCTGA
- a CDS encoding L-threonylcarbamoyladenylate synthase, producing MSRRYDCADAGDRATGLREAAAAIRRGEIVVLPTDTLYGVGADAFSPEAVAALLAAKGRGRNMPSPVLVGSPTTLHGLVTDFSEQAWELVDAFWPGGLTLVAKHQPSLRWDLGETRGTVAVRMPLHPVAIELLNTTGPLAVSSANRTGGPSPATCDEALEQLGDSISVYLDGGRADHATASTIVDVTGKVPVLLRAGAISAEQLREVVPDLEAGS from the coding sequence ATGAGCCGCCGCTACGACTGTGCCGACGCAGGGGACCGCGCCACCGGACTGCGCGAGGCCGCCGCGGCGATCCGCCGCGGCGAGATCGTCGTGCTTCCCACCGACACCCTCTACGGTGTCGGCGCCGACGCCTTCTCGCCGGAGGCCGTCGCCGCCCTGCTGGCCGCCAAGGGCCGTGGCCGGAACATGCCGTCCCCCGTCCTGGTGGGCTCGCCGACCACGCTGCACGGCCTGGTCACCGACTTCTCCGAGCAGGCCTGGGAGCTGGTCGACGCGTTCTGGCCCGGTGGCCTGACCCTGGTCGCCAAGCACCAGCCCTCGCTGCGCTGGGACCTCGGTGAGACCCGCGGCACCGTCGCCGTGCGGATGCCGCTGCACCCCGTCGCGATCGAGCTGCTGAACACCACCGGGCCGCTGGCCGTCTCCAGCGCCAACCGCACGGGCGGGCCGTCGCCGGCCACCTGCGACGAGGCCCTGGAGCAGCTCGGCGACTCCATCTCGGTGTACCTGGACGGCGGCCGGGCCGACCACGCGACCGCCTCCACCATCGTCGACGTCACGGGCAAGGTCCCGGTCCTGCTGCGGGCCGGCGCGATCAGCGCCGAGCAGCTGAGGGAGGTCGTCCCCGACCTGGAGGCCGGCAGTTGA
- the prmC gene encoding peptide chain release factor N(5)-glutamine methyltransferase, with protein MNLLLAEVAQATQRLAAAGVPSPRFDAEELAAHIHNVKRSQLHTVGDADFDARYWEAISRREAREPLQHITGRAFFRYLELEVGPGVFVPRPETETVVEWAIDAVRDMDVAEPLVVDLCTGSGAIALALAQELPRSQVHAFELDEGAMRYTRRNIAASSDRARVTLHSGDATRAFEDDRSWDGRFDLVISNPPYIPLTEWEYVAPEARDHDPQMSLFSGEDGLDTIRGIERVAARLLRPGGAVVIEHADTQGGQVPWIFNEEGGWTDAADHRDLNNRPRFTTARKASL; from the coding sequence ATGAACCTGCTGCTCGCCGAGGTGGCCCAGGCCACCCAGCGGTTGGCCGCGGCCGGCGTGCCGTCGCCGCGCTTCGACGCGGAGGAACTCGCCGCGCACATCCACAACGTCAAGCGCAGCCAGCTGCACACGGTCGGGGACGCCGACTTCGACGCCCGCTACTGGGAGGCGATCTCGCGCCGCGAGGCACGTGAGCCGCTCCAGCACATCACCGGCCGCGCCTTCTTCCGCTACCTGGAGCTGGAGGTCGGCCCCGGGGTGTTCGTGCCCCGGCCGGAGACCGAGACGGTCGTCGAGTGGGCCATAGACGCCGTCCGGGACATGGACGTGGCCGAGCCGCTGGTGGTCGACCTGTGCACCGGCTCCGGCGCCATCGCGCTGGCCCTGGCCCAGGAGCTGCCGCGCTCCCAGGTGCACGCCTTCGAGCTGGACGAGGGCGCCATGCGCTACACCCGGCGCAACATCGCCGCCAGCTCCGACCGGGCCAGGGTCACCCTGCACTCCGGGGACGCCACCCGTGCCTTCGAGGACGACCGCTCCTGGGACGGCCGCTTCGACCTGGTGATCAGCAACCCGCCGTACATCCCGCTCACCGAGTGGGAGTACGTCGCGCCCGAGGCGCGCGACCACGACCCGCAGATGTCGCTGTTCTCCGGCGAGGACGGCCTGGACACCATCCGCGGCATCGAGCGGGTCGCCGCCCGCCTGCTGCGGCCCGGCGGCGCGGTCGTGATCGAGCACGCCGACACCCAGGGCGGCCAGGTCCCGTGGATCTTCAACGAGGAGGGCGGCTGGACCGACGCCGCCGACCACCGGGACCTGAACAACCGCCCCCGCTTCACCACGGCCCGCAAGGCGTCGCTGTGA